A DNA window from Vagococcus penaei contains the following coding sequences:
- the pepV gene encoding dipeptidase PepV, producing the protein MTINWKQEVEARRADLMKDLFDLLSIPSVREDDKATADAPFGPGPKEALLRFLEIGARDGFVTKNVDNYAGHIEYGSGAETLGVIGHVDVVPVGPGWDSDPFTPEIRDERIYARGSSDDKGPMIAAYYALKMIKELELPISKRVRFIIGTDEESSWQCLDHYLATEDTPDFGFSPDAEFPIINGEKGNATVELVFTGQNNGMLKLIKFDAGMRANMVPEEAKAIVEVSGDIAAFAKEFNEYLETVPVTGTINVTDSMAALTIHGKAAHGAMPSKGINAGTYLANFLSFYDFSGSAKDFLTVIADYVHDDTEAAHFDLAYVDDIMGDLTMNAGVFKFDASKDNNTITLNFRYPKGLTEDVIIEKITNKVANTSAVVVGLAGGKGPHYVSPEDPLVKTLLSVYEEHTGLKGHEQVIGGGTFGRLLERGVAYGAMFPDSIDTMHQKNEFMAISDLMNATAIYADAIYRLIK; encoded by the coding sequence ATGACTATTAATTGGAAACAAGAAGTTGAGGCACGTCGCGCTGATTTAATGAAAGACCTGTTTGACTTATTAAGTATTCCTAGTGTTAGGGAAGACGATAAAGCGACAGCAGATGCCCCATTTGGACCTGGCCCTAAAGAAGCGTTACTACGCTTTTTAGAAATTGGTGCTCGTGATGGTTTTGTGACAAAAAATGTTGATAACTATGCAGGACATATCGAGTACGGTAGTGGTGCTGAAACGTTAGGTGTTATTGGACATGTTGACGTGGTACCTGTTGGACCTGGCTGGGATTCTGATCCATTTACGCCAGAGATTAGAGATGAACGAATTTATGCTCGTGGTTCGAGTGATGATAAAGGCCCAATGATAGCTGCTTATTATGCATTAAAAATGATTAAAGAATTAGAATTACCAATTTCAAAACGCGTTCGTTTTATTATTGGAACGGATGAAGAAAGTTCATGGCAATGTTTAGATCATTATTTAGCAACGGAAGATACGCCCGATTTTGGCTTTTCACCAGATGCAGAATTTCCAATTATTAATGGTGAAAAAGGGAATGCTACTGTTGAGTTAGTCTTTACTGGTCAAAATAATGGAATGTTGAAATTAATTAAATTTGATGCTGGTATGCGTGCAAATATGGTACCGGAAGAAGCAAAAGCAATTGTCGAAGTATCTGGTGATATTGCTGCATTTGCTAAAGAATTTAATGAATACTTAGAAACAGTTCCTGTTACAGGTACTATTAACGTCACAGATTCAATGGCTGCTTTAACGATTCATGGTAAAGCGGCACACGGGGCAATGCCAAGTAAAGGAATTAATGCCGGAACATATTTAGCTAACTTTTTAAGTTTCTATGATTTTTCGGGGTCTGCAAAAGACTTTTTAACTGTGATTGCTGATTATGTACATGATGATACTGAAGCAGCACACTTTGATTTAGCATACGTTGATGACATTATGGGTGATTTAACAATGAATGCAGGTGTCTTTAAGTTTGATGCAAGCAAAGATAATAATACAATCACTCTAAACTTCCGTTATCCAAAAGGTTTGACTGAAGATGTAATTATTGAAAAAATTACGAATAAAGTGGCAAATACAAGTGCAGTTGTTGTTGGTTTGGCTGGCGGCAAAGGTCCACACTATGTGTCACCTGAAGATCCGTTGGTAAAAACATTATTATCAGTATATGAAGAACATACTGGATTAAAAGGTCACGAACAAGTGATTGGTGGTGGAACGTTTGGCCGATTACTCGAACGTGGAGTTGCCTATGGTGCGATGTTCCCAGATAGTATTGATACAATGCATCAAAAAAATGAATTTATGGCAATTTCTGATTTAATGAATGCGACAGCAATTTATGCTGATGCGATTTATCGCTTAATTAAATAA
- a CDS encoding SemiSWEET family transporter, producing the protein MTEQKITVLGWIATVTSCLMYVAYIPQIMSNLNGEPGNFLQPLVASINCTLWVCYGLTKKKKDWPLAIANAPGIVLGLVTFLTSMMAN; encoded by the coding sequence ATGACAGAACAAAAAATAACAGTGTTAGGTTGGATAGCTACAGTAACATCTTGTTTGATGTATGTAGCCTATATTCCCCAGATTATGTCGAATTTAAATGGTGAACCAGGAAATTTTTTACAACCACTAGTTGCTTCAATTAACTGTACATTATGGGTATGTTATGGGTTAACGAAAAAGAAAAAAGATTGGCCACTTGCGATAGCAAATGCACCTGGTATTGTCTTAGGTCTAGTGACATTTTTAACATCAATGATGGCTAATTAA
- a CDS encoding amino acid ABC transporter ATP-binding protein — translation MMGIIDIQGLQKDYGQHQVLKGIDISIEKGEVVTIIGSSGSGKSTLLRCINLLEEPTAGKILYQGDNILEPGYNLPHYRARVGMVFQQFNLFENHNILNNCVVGQVKVLNRPKEEAEKIALENLQKVGMADFIHAKPSQLSGGQKQRVAIARAISMNPDVMLFDEPTSALDPEMVGEVLKIMRELTTTGLTMIIVTHEMKFAQEVSDRVIFMDQGVVAEEGKPELIFNQPKEARTKEFLQRVLDN, via the coding sequence ATCATGGGTATTATTGACATTCAAGGGTTACAAAAAGACTATGGACAGCATCAAGTCCTAAAAGGGATTGATATATCCATTGAAAAAGGTGAAGTCGTCACTATTATCGGATCATCTGGTTCAGGAAAATCAACGCTATTGCGATGTATTAACTTACTAGAAGAACCAACGGCTGGTAAAATTTTATATCAAGGCGATAATATCTTAGAACCAGGTTATAACTTACCTCACTACCGTGCTCGTGTTGGAATGGTCTTCCAACAATTTAATTTATTTGAAAATCATAATATTTTAAATAATTGTGTCGTTGGTCAAGTTAAAGTACTCAATCGTCCTAAAGAAGAGGCCGAAAAAATTGCTTTAGAAAACTTACAAAAAGTTGGAATGGCCGATTTTATCCATGCTAAACCGTCTCAACTATCTGGTGGACAAAAACAACGAGTAGCCATTGCCCGAGCAATTTCAATGAATCCTGACGTGATGCTTTTTGACGAACCAACATCGGCATTAGATCCAGAGATGGTTGGGGAAGTCTTAAAAATTATGCGTGAATTAACGACAACAGGTTTAACGATGATTATCGTGACACATGAGATGAAATTTGCACAAGAGGTTTCAGATCGAGTTATTTTTATGGATCAAGGGGTTGTTGCTGAAGAAGGCAAACCTGAGCTAATCTTTAATCAGCCTAAAGAAGCTCGGACAAAAGAATTTTTACAACGTGTTTTAGATAACTAA
- a CDS encoding NAD-dependent protein deacylase, protein MEKTAVELIQQSKKLVFMTGAGVSVPSGIPDYRSMTGVYHGVENPEYLLSHSCLVKEPEKFYDFVKQLYHPKAKPNIIHLKMAELAQEKDVTVISQNIDGLHQQAGSPKVINFHGNLYDCYCQKCGESVTAEEFMESSLHKNCGGQIRPNVVLYEESLPQDVIEASILAIEQADTIVVVGTSLKVYPFSGLIQYRQPNSQLIIINKDTITYGGDYLMVQTPAENFFSQI, encoded by the coding sequence ATGGAAAAAACGGCAGTAGAATTGATTCAACAAAGTAAGAAATTAGTGTTTATGACTGGTGCAGGTGTGTCAGTTCCTTCTGGAATTCCAGATTATCGTTCAATGACTGGTGTTTATCATGGGGTAGAGAATCCAGAGTACCTACTAAGTCATAGTTGTTTAGTTAAAGAACCAGAAAAGTTTTATGACTTTGTTAAACAACTCTATCATCCAAAAGCGAAACCGAATATTATTCATCTGAAAATGGCTGAATTAGCTCAAGAAAAAGATGTCACAGTTATTTCACAAAATATTGACGGACTACATCAACAAGCTGGTAGTCCAAAGGTAATTAATTTTCATGGTAATTTGTATGATTGCTACTGTCAAAAATGTGGAGAGTCAGTCACTGCAGAAGAATTCATGGAATCGTCGCTACATAAAAATTGTGGTGGTCAAATTCGACCAAATGTTGTATTGTATGAAGAAAGTTTACCGCAAGATGTGATTGAAGCATCAATTTTAGCGATTGAACAGGCGGATACGATTGTCGTAGTTGGGACGTCATTGAAAGTTTATCCTTTTAGCGGACTGATTCAGTACCGACAACCGAATAGTCAATTAATTATCATTAATAAAGACACTATTACCTATGGTGGAGACTATTTGATGGTTCAAACACCGGCAGAAAACTTTTTTAGTCAGATTTAA
- a CDS encoding chorismate mutase, whose translation MLSEPRKKIDAIDRELVRLLAARYECVTEISRIKQAEGIPVTDMQREQEVVSEIKLSLTENTFETEIVQSMIAIMAISRDYQKKLMEDAD comes from the coding sequence ATGTTATCAGAACCACGAAAAAAAATTGATGCGATTGATCGAGAATTAGTTAGATTACTTGCTGCTCGCTATGAATGTGTGACTGAAATTAGTCGGATTAAGCAGGCAGAGGGGATACCAGTTACGGATATGCAACGTGAACAAGAGGTAGTGTCAGAGATTAAGTTATCACTTACAGAGAACACGTTTGAAACTGAAATTGTTCAATCGATGATTGCTATTATGGCTATTTCGCGGGATTATCAGAAAAAGCTTATGGAAGATGCAGACTAG
- a CDS encoding L,D-transpeptidase family protein, whose translation MKSKLWLWLPVAIVVGVFAFYAYQVSVFQDHFFNKTTIGSVDVGQLTKAEAKEKLATQLKSKKFDIKDNQDIIESIPKNELGITYEIDKTVDHQMAQQNPWLWFMTYLPSAKTVHAIESTSTDEKVLDQKMATIKEKLTKINESRTHTTDAQIVAKDGDFSIEDEVQGTDINIDDAIKAIKKDIQAGKSDIDLNQFVKKPTITASDKQLTESLSAIEQLTEKEISYSINGEKIIVPKETVAEWVTYKDGKVDLKTDVVTAYVSELGQKYNTSTNPTNFKSTKRGEVSVPAGAYSWTINTDAEAAELTKQILSGKEVANRVPLFQGSASPASSLIGNTYIEVDLQAQHMWLYQDGKVTLDTPVITGKPSTPTPPGVFYVWNKERDAILRGEDYASPVDFWMPIDWTGVGIHDSPWQNANAYGGTSYKTVGSHGCINTPPAVCAKLFSLIDTGIPVVVF comes from the coding sequence ATGAAATCCAAATTATGGTTGTGGCTACCTGTTGCTATTGTCGTCGGAGTCTTTGCTTTTTATGCCTATCAAGTATCGGTTTTTCAAGATCATTTTTTTAATAAAACCACGATTGGCAGTGTAGATGTCGGACAATTAACTAAAGCTGAAGCAAAAGAAAAACTCGCAACACAATTAAAAAGCAAAAAATTTGATATTAAAGATAATCAAGACATCATCGAAAGTATTCCTAAGAATGAATTAGGTATTACTTATGAAATTGATAAAACAGTTGATCATCAAATGGCTCAACAAAATCCTTGGCTCTGGTTTATGACCTATTTGCCATCTGCAAAGACAGTTCATGCGATTGAATCAACAAGTACAGATGAAAAAGTCCTTGATCAAAAGATGGCGACTATCAAAGAAAAACTCACCAAGATAAATGAGTCACGTACACATACAACAGATGCTCAAATCGTGGCAAAAGATGGTGACTTTAGCATTGAAGATGAAGTACAAGGGACTGACATTAATATCGATGATGCTATCAAAGCTATCAAAAAAGATATTCAAGCTGGTAAGTCTGATATTGACTTAAACCAATTTGTCAAAAAACCGACCATCACTGCTTCCGATAAACAACTAACTGAGAGCCTCTCAGCAATTGAACAATTAACTGAAAAAGAAATCTCTTACTCAATTAATGGTGAAAAAATCATTGTACCAAAAGAGACGGTTGCAGAATGGGTGACCTACAAAGATGGTAAAGTTGACTTGAAAACAGATGTCGTCACTGCTTATGTCTCTGAATTAGGTCAAAAATATAATACTAGTACGAACCCAACTAATTTTAAAAGTACAAAACGTGGCGAAGTATCTGTGCCTGCTGGTGCTTATAGTTGGACGATTAATACCGATGCAGAAGCTGCTGAGTTAACCAAACAAATTCTTAGTGGAAAAGAAGTCGCTAATCGGGTTCCGTTATTCCAAGGTAGTGCTTCACCCGCATCATCACTGATTGGAAATACCTACATTGAAGTTGATTTACAAGCACAACACATGTGGTTGTACCAAGATGGTAAGGTGACCTTAGATACTCCAGTCATTACTGGTAAACCTAGCACACCAACACCACCTGGCGTGTTCTATGTTTGGAATAAAGAACGCGATGCCATTTTACGTGGTGAAGATTATGCAAGTCCTGTTGATTTCTGGATGCCGATTGATTGGACTGGTGTGGGAATTCATGACTCACCTTGGCAAAATGCCAATGCTTACGGTGGTACGTCGTATAAAACGGTTGGCTCACACGGTTGTATCAATACACCACCAGCTGTTTGTGCTAAATTATTTAGTTTAATTGATACTGGTATTCCAGTAGTTGTCTTTTAG